The genomic stretch CCCTCGAAGTCGCGCGTCCGGGCCACCGCCTCGAGGATCGCCGCCCGGTCCTTGCGACCGGCCCGGCGGATGGCCTCGAGCGCCGCAAGCGCGCACTCGTAGCCGTACACCGCGTAGACCTCGGGCTCCGCTCCGAAACGCCCGCGGTACTTCCGGTAGAATTCCGCCCCCCGCCCCGTCAGCTTCTCCGGAGGAAGCCCTCCGAAGGTGGCGTGGACGATCCCCTCGGCGTTGGCCGCCCCCGCCGAATCGATGAACGCGTTCTCGACGCATCCGTCGGGCACCAGCACCCGGCCCCGGAACCCCGCGGCGCGCAGGTCCTTGACAAGCTGCCCGCCGTTGGACTGCGTGGTGCCGCCGAAATAGACCCAGTCGGGCGCCAGTCCCGCGATCTTGGCCGCCAACGACCGGTAATTCGCCGCCCGCGAGTCGATCCCCTCGTAGCCGAGAACCCGCAGCCCGATCTTCCCCGCGTGCGCCTTGAAGAGATCGGCGATCCCCTTGCCGTAAAGCTCGCGGTCGTGAAGCACGAAGACGGAGGCGCCGCCGAGCTTCTTGACCCACTCGGCTCCCAGGACCCCCTGAAGATCGTCCGTCGGAACCACGCGGAAGAAGTTGATCCGCCCGGAGGGCCGGTAGACGGCGGGCTCGTTGGGCTCCCCGAGGCCCGCCTTGGTGAACCCCGGATAGGTATTGGCCGGGGAGATCATGGCGAGCGACGCGGCGTTGAGTTTCGGAATCGAAACCTTGGCCGCGCCGGAGTTATACGTCCCGATGTAGACGACGACGTCGGGATCCTTGACGGCGCGATCCGCGTTGGCCGCCTCGATCGCAGCGTCCCAGTCGCCCCGCTGGGGGGAGGCGTCGTCCCAGTCCTCGTAGGCCACGCGGAAAGGCCCGGCGCGCCCGCCGGCCTCCTCGAGCGCCAGGCGGATGCCGTTGACGATCGTCCCGGTCTGGGCGGCGGCGCTTCCGGTCCGGGGGAGGCTGGAGACGATCTTGACGAGGCCGGGGTCGCCGGCCGGGGCCCCTCCCCGGCCGCAGCCCGAAACGGCCAGGGCCGAAAGCGCGGCGGCCCAGGCGCCCCGGACCCGGAACTTCATGCGACGCCCTCCTTCTTCACGCCCCCGTCGCCTCGTCCATCTGGCGCATCTCCTCGGTCACGCGCTTGGACTGCCAGATGGCCCAGGCGATTCCCGCCAGGGCCAGCAGGCCGATGATCCAGCCCACCGTGGGGTTGACCTCCTTGAGGGTGGCGCTCGTCCGCGCGCCGATGTTGTATTTGAGCACCAGCGGCAGAACGATCAGGCTCACCATGTTCATCACCTTGATGAGCGGATTCAAGGCCGGCCCGGCCGTGTCCTTGAGCGGGTCGCCCACCGTGTCTCCCGTCACGGACGCCTTGTGGGCTTCGCTCCCCTTGCCGCCGTAGAGGCCGTCCTCGATGGCTTTCTTGGCGTTGTCCCAGGCGCCGCCCGCGTTGGCCATGAAGACCGCCAGGAGCTGCCCCACGAGAATCGTCCCCGCCAGGAAGCCGCCCAGGCCGTAAGGCCCCAGGAAGAAGCCCACGAGCACGGGAGTGGCGATCCCCAGAAGCCCGGGGCCGATCAGCTCCTTCTGGGCGGCGCCCGTGCAGATCGAGACGACGCGGCCGTAGTCCGGGGTCTTCTTGCCCTCCAGGATCTCCCGGTCGCGGAACTGGATGCGGACCTCCTTGACGATGAGGTAGGCCGCGCGGCCCACGGCCCGGATGAGCATGCTCGAGAAGAGGAACGGCACCGCCCCGCCGATGAGGAACCCGATGAAGACCATGGGATCCGCCGGCGTGAGTTTCCCCGCGTGCTCGAAGAACTGCTCCGTGGTCATGAGGTGGATCTTATCCTCGCTGCCCACGGCGATCACCGCGATGAAGGAGGCGAAGAGCGACACCGCGGCGATCACGGCCGAGCCGATGGCGATCCCCTTGGTCTCGGCTTTCGTGGTGTTGCCCACGGCGTCCAGATCCGCCAGAATCTGCCGGGACCGCTTGTAGCTTCCCGGCTCGGCGCGCTCCATTTCCTCCTTGTCGTAGCCCATCTCGCCGATGCCGTTGGCGTTGTCGGCCACCGGACCGAAGACGTCCATCGAGATCGTGTTGCCGGTGAGGGTCAGCATGCCGATCCCGCACATGGCCACGCCGTAGGCGATGAAGACCGGGCTCGTGCCGCTGTAGATGAGGACCGACCCCAGGATCGCCACCGCGATGATGAGGATGGCGTAGACCGTGGACTCGTACCCGACGGCGAAGCCCTGGATGATGTTGGTGGCGTGGCCCGTCTGGCAGCTCTTGGCGAGCGACTTGACGGGTTCGTACTGCGTGTGGGTGAAGTAGCTCGTGACCTTGTTGAGCGCGACCGCCAGGAAGACGCCGATGAGGCACGTCAGCGCCGGCCGCATGTCGAGGGTCGAAGTCCCGAAGTTCGCCCACCAGGGAAGCTCCGCCACCGAACCCGCGCGGTCCCCGTTGAGATCGAATCCGAAGACCGCCTGCTTGTACTGGACGAAGTAGGACGGGTCGAACTTGAGGTAGATGAAGCCCAGGAGGAAGAAGCCCACCACGCTGATGAGGGAGCCGATCATGAAGCCGCGGTGGACGGAGTGGAGGGCCGTGTCGGAGGTATCCTTCTGGCCGGCCCGGACGCTGTAGGTCGAGATGATCGAGCCCACGACGCCGATCGCGCGCACCAGAAGCGGGAAGATCACGCCCTTGTGGCCGAAGCTCGCGTACCCCAGGATCATCGCGGCCACGATCGTGACCTCGTAGGACTCGAAGATGTCGGCGGCCATGCCGGCGCAGTCGCCGACGTTGTCGCCCACGTTGTCGGCGATGGTGGCGGCGTTGCGGGGATCGTCCTCGGGGATGCCTTTCTCGATCTTGCCCACGAGATCCGCCCCGACGTCGGCGGCCTTCGTGTAGATGCCTCCGCCCACGCGCATGAACAGCGCCAGGAGGGTCCCTCCGAACCCGAACCCGAGCAGCGCCTCGTAGGCCTGCTCGCCGTAGGCCATGAAGATGAGGGTTCCGCCCAGAAGCCCCAGGCCGTCGGTCAGCATTCCGGTGATCGTGCCGGTGCGGTATCCGAGTTGCATGGCCTCGCCGTAGCTGCGGCGGGCCGCGGCGGCCACCCGCAGGTTGCCCTGCGTGGCCAGGCGCATGCCCACGAACCCCACCAGCCAGCTGAACGCCGATCCCATGAGGAAGGCCGCCGCCCGCCCGAAGGCCACGTGGTTGTGCCCCTCCCCCATCTTCGTGAGGAAGAGGATGCCGGTGATGACAACCATGAGGGGCCAGATGCGGGAGAACTGCTGCCGGAGGTAGCCGTTGGCCCCCTCCCGCGTGGCGTCGGCCACGCGCTTCATCTTCTCCGTGCCGGTGTCGGCCTTGAGCACCTGCCCCACGAGAAGCCCCGCGTAGACGAGCGCCGCCAGGGCCGTCAGGAGCACGACCCAGAGCATCGCCTTCTCGAAGCCGCTGTACTCGGGGCTCGTCATGAACGAGAAGAATCGAAACTCTTCCCGTTCCTGGGCCCCCTCCGGCCGCGGCGGGCCGTAGATCGACGCGTGGGCGTACAGCCCCAGGAAGAAGAAAGCCATCAGAATGAAAAAGGACCGGCTCAGCGACCGACGAAGCCCAGAGCGGAACGCCGTGCGCCTCACGAACGCCTCCTTGAAATGAGCGGAACGCCCGTCTTCCGGACCCGAGACCCCGGCCCGCCTATCGGGCCGAATCCCCCCCGGGTGCGTCGCGGGGGATTTTAGGCAAAGGCCCCCCCGCGTACAAGGTAATCGTTCACTCCCTCCGGTCGCCGATCCCGAAGGCCGGGGCGCCCCTTCCCCCCGGCGGAGGGGAATCTCCCGGCATTCGTGATTCGCAGGTTCATTTGCTCCCCGGGCACCCATGGCTTAGAATTCGTTGCGATGACCGAAAAGGCCGCCCCGTCCGCCCGCGTCCTCTACGTGGAAGACGATTCCACCGCCGCCCTCCTCGTGCGCAATATCCTCGAACGCGAGGGCTATCTC from Planctomycetota bacterium encodes the following:
- a CDS encoding branched-chain amino acid ABC transporter substrate-binding protein, giving the protein MKFRVRGAWAAALSALAVSGCGRGGAPAGDPGLVKIVSSLPRTGSAAAQTGTIVNGIRLALEEAGGRAGPFRVAYEDWDDASPQRGDWDAAIEAANADRAVKDPDVVVYIGTYNSGAAKVSIPKLNAASLAMISPANTYPGFTKAGLGEPNEPAVYRPSGRINFFRVVPTDDLQGVLGAEWVKKLGGASVFVLHDRELYGKGIADLFKAHAGKIGLRVLGYEGIDSRAANYRSLAAKIAGLAPDWVYFGGTTQSNGGQLVKDLRAAGFRGRVLVPDGCVENAFIDSAGAANAEGIVHATFGGLPPEKLTGRGAEFYRKYRGRFGAEPEVYAVYGYECALAALEAIRRAGRKDRAAILEAVARTRDFEGALGRWSFDENGDITLRTMSGFVVKDGGWSFREILGGP
- a CDS encoding sodium-translocating pyrophosphatase produces the protein MTSPEYSGFEKAMLWVVLLTALAALVYAGLLVGQVLKADTGTEKMKRVADATREGANGYLRQQFSRIWPLMVVITGILFLTKMGEGHNHVAFGRAAAFLMGSAFSWLVGFVGMRLATQGNLRVAAAARRSYGEAMQLGYRTGTITGMLTDGLGLLGGTLIFMAYGEQAYEALLGFGFGGTLLALFMRVGGGIYTKAADVGADLVGKIEKGIPEDDPRNAATIADNVGDNVGDCAGMAADIFESYEVTIVAAMILGYASFGHKGVIFPLLVRAIGVVGSIISTYSVRAGQKDTSDTALHSVHRGFMIGSLISVVGFFLLGFIYLKFDPSYFVQYKQAVFGFDLNGDRAGSVAELPWWANFGTSTLDMRPALTCLIGVFLAVALNKVTSYFTHTQYEPVKSLAKSCQTGHATNIIQGFAVGYESTVYAILIIAVAILGSVLIYSGTSPVFIAYGVAMCGIGMLTLTGNTISMDVFGPVADNANGIGEMGYDKEEMERAEPGSYKRSRQILADLDAVGNTTKAETKGIAIGSAVIAAVSLFASFIAVIAVGSEDKIHLMTTEQFFEHAGKLTPADPMVFIGFLIGGAVPFLFSSMLIRAVGRAAYLIVKEVRIQFRDREILEGKKTPDYGRVVSICTGAAQKELIGPGLLGIATPVLVGFFLGPYGLGGFLAGTILVGQLLAVFMANAGGAWDNAKKAIEDGLYGGKGSEAHKASVTGDTVGDPLKDTAGPALNPLIKVMNMVSLIVLPLVLKYNIGARTSATLKEVNPTVGWIIGLLALAGIAWAIWQSKRVTEEMRQMDEATGA